In the genome of Prevotella sp. HUN102, one region contains:
- the pfkA gene encoding 6-phosphofructokinase, whose translation MAKIKTIGILTSGGDAPGMNAAIRAVTRAGIYNGFSIKGIYRGYDGLITNDIKPFTTENVSGIIGQGGTILKTARSAGFATEEGRQKAYENLVKQGIDALVVIGGNGSLTGAMTFAQEYDFCCIGLPGTIDNDLYGTDNTIGYDTTMNTIMECVDRIRDTAQSHERIFFIEVMGRDAGFLAQNSAIASGAEAAIIPEDSTDVDQLARFMERGIRKSKKSCIVIVSESPKCGAIYYADRVKKEFPDYDVRVSILGHLQRGGRPSARDRILASRTGVGAIEAILQGQRNIMIGVRNNEVVYVPLSEAIRSDKPFDKKLIKVLAELSI comes from the coding sequence ATGGCTAAGATAAAGACGATTGGTATTCTGACTTCAGGAGGCGATGCTCCCGGTATGAATGCAGCGATTCGTGCAGTAACACGTGCTGGTATATACAACGGATTTTCAATCAAAGGCATTTATCGCGGCTATGACGGTCTTATTACAAACGACATAAAACCTTTTACTACGGAAAACGTAAGTGGCATTATTGGTCAGGGTGGTACGATTTTGAAGACGGCAAGGTCTGCCGGTTTCGCAACGGAAGAAGGCCGACAGAAAGCGTATGAGAATCTTGTGAAGCAAGGAATAGATGCGCTTGTTGTCATTGGTGGAAATGGTTCGCTCACGGGAGCGATGACTTTCGCACAGGAATATGATTTCTGCTGCATAGGATTGCCGGGAACGATTGACAATGACCTGTACGGAACGGACAACACCATCGGATATGATACTACGATGAACACCATTATGGAGTGTGTAGACCGTATCAGAGATACTGCGCAGAGCCACGAACGCATCTTCTTCATAGAGGTAATGGGGCGCGATGCAGGTTTTCTGGCGCAAAATTCAGCCATTGCGAGCGGAGCAGAAGCAGCTATTATTCCTGAGGATTCAACGGATGTGGATCAGTTGGCCCGCTTTATGGAGCGGGGCATCCGCAAGTCGAAGAAGAGTTGTATCGTGATTGTCTCAGAAAGTCCTAAGTGTGGAGCTATCTATTATGCCGACCGTGTGAAGAAAGAATTTCCCGATTACGACGTGCGTGTCTCCATTCTCGGACACTTGCAGCGTGGAGGTCGCCCGTCGGCACGCGACAGAATCCTCGCAAGCCGAACAGGTGTGGGTGCTATTGAAGCCATCTTGCAGGGGCAGCGCAACATTATGATTGGCGTAAGGAACAATGAGGTGGTGTATGTGCCGTTGTCGGAAGCAATCCGTTCCGACAAACCTTTCGACAAGAAACTCATAAAGGTGTTGGCGGAATTGAGTATCTGA
- the atpD gene encoding F0F1 ATP synthase subunit beta, which translates to MSQINGRISQIIGPVIDVYFDVQGEDPEKVLPRIYDALRVKRPNGQDLIIEVQQHIGEDTVRCVAMDNTEGLQRDLVVEPTGSPIVMPAGDQIKGRMLNVVGVPIDGMETLSMEGAYPIHREAPKFDELSTQKEILSTGIKVIDLLEPYMKGGKIGLFGGAGVGKTVLIMELINNIAKGHNGYSVFAGVGERTREGNDLIRDMLESGVIRYGEKFRKAMDEGKWDLSLIDKEELQKSQATLVYGQMNEPPGARASVALSGLTVAEEFRDHGGKNGEAADIMFFIDNIFRFTQAGSEVSALLGRMPSAVGYQPTLASEMGAMQERITSTKKGSITSVQAVYVPADDLTDPAPATTFAHLDATTELSRKIAELGIYPAVDPLGSTSRILDPLVVGKEHYDCAQRVKQLLQHYNELQDIIAILGMDELSDEDKLVVNRARRVQRFLSQPFTVAEQFTGIPGVMVPIEETIKGFNCILNGEVDDLPEQAFLNVGTIEDAKEKAKKLLAAAQG; encoded by the coding sequence ATGTCACAGATAAATGGACGTATATCCCAGATTATTGGTCCGGTAATTGACGTCTACTTTGATGTTCAAGGAGAAGATCCGGAAAAGGTTCTTCCAAGGATTTACGATGCTCTTCGAGTAAAGCGTCCAAATGGACAGGATTTGATTATTGAAGTTCAGCAGCACATTGGCGAAGACACGGTAAGATGTGTTGCGATGGACAATACAGAGGGCTTGCAGCGCGACTTAGTCGTTGAACCCACCGGCAGCCCTATTGTTATGCCTGCCGGCGACCAAATCAAGGGTCGTATGCTGAACGTGGTTGGTGTTCCTATCGACGGTATGGAAACGCTCAGTATGGAAGGAGCGTACCCAATCCACCGTGAAGCTCCTAAGTTTGATGAACTTTCCACACAGAAGGAAATCCTGTCTACCGGTATCAAGGTGATTGACTTGCTGGAACCTTATATGAAAGGTGGTAAGATTGGTTTGTTCGGTGGTGCCGGTGTAGGTAAAACGGTGCTCATTATGGAGCTTATCAACAACATTGCCAAAGGCCATAACGGTTATTCAGTATTTGCCGGAGTCGGCGAACGTACCCGTGAAGGTAACGACTTGATTCGAGATATGCTTGAATCTGGCGTAATTCGATACGGAGAGAAGTTCCGCAAGGCAATGGACGAAGGCAAGTGGGATCTTTCCCTTATCGACAAGGAAGAATTGCAGAAGTCTCAGGCTACGCTTGTATATGGTCAGATGAACGAACCACCGGGTGCCCGTGCCTCAGTAGCTCTGTCAGGTTTGACCGTAGCAGAAGAATTCCGCGACCACGGTGGCAAGAACGGCGAAGCAGCAGATATTATGTTCTTCATCGATAATATCTTCCGTTTCACACAGGCAGGCTCTGAGGTCTCTGCGCTTTTGGGACGTATGCCTTCAGCCGTAGGTTATCAGCCGACATTGGCAAGCGAAATGGGTGCAATGCAGGAGCGTATCACATCTACGAAGAAGGGTTCTATTACATCCGTACAGGCTGTTTATGTGCCTGCTGATGACTTGACCGACCCTGCACCGGCTACAACCTTTGCCCACTTGGATGCTACGACGGAATTGAGCCGTAAGATTGCAGAGTTGGGTATTTATCCTGCCGTGGATCCGTTGGGAAGTACCTCTCGTATTCTTGACCCACTGGTAGTAGGCAAGGAACACTATGATTGTGCGCAGCGTGTGAAGCAGCTTTTGCAGCACTACAATGAGTTGCAGGATATCATTGCCATCTTGGGTATGGACGAATTGTCCGACGAGGATAAGTTGGTGGTAAACCGTGCGCGTCGTGTTCAGCGTTTCTTGTCGCAGCCGTTTACCGTTGCAGAACAGTTCACGGGTATTCCAGGTGTGATGGTTCCGATTGAGGAAACTATCAAGGGCTTCAACTGCATCTTGAATGGCGAGGTGGATGACCTTCCGGAACAGGCATTCCTCAATGTCGGTACAATCGAGGATGCGAAGGAAAAGGCTAAGAAACTTCTTGCAGCTGCTCAGGGCTAA
- the atpC gene encoding ATP synthase F1 subunit epsilon — protein sequence MLSLKIISPEKIVFAGEVDSVLVPGEVGEFEILNNHAPIISTLVAGRVVYAIGSEKTTLQVLGGFVEVKKNEVNLCVEM from the coding sequence ATGTTAAGTCTAAAGATAATATCACCGGAGAAGATAGTTTTCGCAGGCGAGGTAGACAGCGTTCTCGTTCCCGGCGAAGTGGGCGAGTTCGAGATTCTCAACAATCACGCACCGATTATCTCTACATTGGTTGCCGGTCGTGTGGTTTATGCCATCGGTAGCGAGAAAACGACGCTTCAGGTTCTCGGTGGATTTGTTGAAGTAAAGAAGAACGAGGTAAACCTCTGCGTTGAAATGTAA
- the atpB gene encoding F0F1 ATP synthase subunit A, whose amino-acid sequence MKYCKQLLLLMLLFIALVPAMGRDMNTKAKVDVEEILWGHIKDSYEWHITDIGGHPVVIHLPIIVKSSTGWHIFSSSEFAEGHGESDRPGPYNLLIKNGKDKKNPNKIVEKINGEEVAPFDISITKNVCTLFVDAIVLLLVILIPARWCKKHKANDPAPSGFTGLMHMFIMNVHDDVIKPCMGEEDTRKYGPWLLTCFFFIFFANLMGLVPFPPGGGNLTGNIACTCFFGVCTFLITNFTGSKEYWKEIFWPDVPVWMKFPVPLMPFIELFGIFTKPLALIIRLFANMLAGHAIALAFAAIIFIMFGIADNAVVNWSAGSGITVVSVLMSVFMMMLEVLVSYIQALVFTMLSAVFIAQAHVKHHEA is encoded by the coding sequence ATGAAATATTGCAAACAACTTCTCTTGTTGATGTTGCTCTTCATTGCGCTTGTTCCGGCAATGGGACGAGATATGAATACGAAGGCAAAGGTCGATGTGGAGGAGATATTGTGGGGACATATCAAAGATTCTTATGAATGGCATATCACTGACATTGGAGGGCACCCAGTCGTGATTCATTTGCCTATCATTGTGAAGAGTTCTACCGGATGGCATATCTTCAGCAGCAGCGAATTTGCTGAAGGACACGGCGAAAGCGACCGTCCCGGACCTTACAATCTTCTCATCAAAAATGGTAAGGATAAGAAGAATCCGAACAAGATAGTTGAAAAAATCAATGGAGAGGAAGTTGCTCCGTTTGATATTTCAATCACGAAGAATGTCTGTACGCTTTTCGTTGATGCCATCGTGTTGCTGCTTGTAATTCTGATTCCGGCAAGATGGTGCAAGAAACACAAGGCAAACGATCCTGCACCAAGTGGTTTTACGGGATTGATGCATATGTTCATTATGAACGTTCACGATGATGTTATCAAGCCTTGTATGGGAGAGGAGGATACACGCAAGTATGGTCCGTGGCTATTGACTTGCTTCTTCTTTATCTTCTTTGCCAACCTGATGGGACTTGTTCCGTTCCCTCCGGGCGGAGGTAACCTGACAGGAAACATTGCTTGTACCTGTTTCTTCGGCGTTTGCACGTTCCTGATTACCAACTTCACAGGTTCTAAGGAATATTGGAAGGAAATCTTCTGGCCTGACGTACCTGTTTGGATGAAGTTCCCGGTACCATTGATGCCGTTTATCGAGCTGTTCGGTATATTCACAAAGCCGTTGGCATTGATTATCCGTCTTTTTGCCAATATGCTGGCAGGTCACGCTATTGCATTGGCATTTGCAGCGATTATATTCATAATGTTTGGTATCGCAGACAATGCTGTCGTGAATTGGTCAGCAGGCTCTGGTATCACAGTCGTAAGCGTGCTTATGAGCGTGTTTATGATGATGTTGGAAGTCCTTGTAAGCTATATTCAGGCTTTGGTATTTACGATGTTGAGTGCAGTATTCATTGCGCAGGCACACGTAAAGCACCACGAAGCATAA
- the atpE gene encoding ATP synthase F0 subunit C yields the protein MLSLLLADVAIAKLGAAFGASLAAIGAGIGIGRIGGQAMDAMARQPEKIGDLRSSMIIAAALIEGVAFFAVIVAILAIVM from the coding sequence ATGTTATCATTATTATTAGCAGATGTTGCTATCGCAAAGTTGGGTGCTGCCTTTGGCGCAAGTTTGGCTGCTATTGGTGCAGGTATTGGTATTGGTCGCATTGGTGGTCAGGCTATGGATGCTATGGCACGCCAGCCGGAAAAAATCGGTGACCTTCGTTCTTCTATGATCATTGCAGCAGCTTTGATTGAAGGTGTAGCCTTCTTTGCTGTCATCGTTGCAATTCTCGCAATCGTAATGTAA
- the atpF gene encoding F0F1 ATP synthase subunit B: MDLLIPSSGLLFWMTVVFLIVAFIVIKFGFPAIINMVNERKEYIDSSLRKAHEANERLSNIQKEGESVMQKAREQQALLLKEATATRDSIVEKAQDKAREESARLISEAKTEIEAEKQNAFRDIRGQVAELSVKVAEKILHEQLSSDEKQMELIGKLLDNVSSTGSNVSK, encoded by the coding sequence ATGGATTTATTAATTCCCAGTAGTGGACTTCTTTTTTGGATGACTGTTGTCTTCCTTATCGTTGCATTTATTGTGATAAAGTTCGGTTTTCCGGCAATTATCAATATGGTAAATGAGCGTAAGGAATATATCGACAGTAGTCTCCGCAAGGCTCACGAGGCTAATGAAAGATTGTCCAATATTCAGAAAGAAGGTGAATCCGTCATGCAGAAAGCACGTGAGCAGCAGGCTCTTTTGTTAAAAGAAGCGACTGCTACACGTGACTCCATCGTAGAAAAAGCGCAAGACAAGGCACGTGAAGAAAGTGCCCGTCTCATTTCTGAAGCTAAGACAGAAATTGAAGCAGAAAAGCAGAATGCTTTCCGTGATATCAGAGGTCAGGTTGCAGAGCTTAGTGTGAAAGTTGCGGAGAAGATTCTTCACGAGCAGCTTTCAAGCGATGAAAAGCAGATGGAATTGATAGGGAAATTGCTGGATAATGTTTCTTCTACTGGAAGCAATGTAAGTAAATAA
- a CDS encoding F0F1 ATP synthase subunit delta: MDIGVISVRYARALLKGATEQKQEDELYKEMQTLLESYSQVEQLRFTIDNPMLSKNKKQEILEIACGNQPSELLKSFLALVLKEGREGILLFIANSYITLYRKQKNIIQGKLTTAVPVTPSIEEKMKALVHENAQGTVEFNTKVDPDIIGGFILEYDTYRMDASVKTKLNAVLTQLMK, encoded by the coding sequence ATGGATATAGGTGTAATATCTGTTCGCTATGCTCGTGCCTTGCTAAAGGGAGCAACAGAGCAAAAGCAAGAAGATGAACTCTATAAGGAGATGCAGACTTTGCTTGAGAGTTATTCTCAAGTGGAACAACTGCGTTTTACTATAGACAATCCTATGCTCTCAAAAAACAAGAAGCAGGAGATTCTCGAGATAGCTTGTGGCAATCAGCCTAGTGAACTCTTGAAATCCTTTCTGGCTTTGGTTTTGAAAGAGGGACGAGAAGGGATCCTACTCTTTATTGCGAACTCTTACATCACTCTTTATAGAAAGCAGAAGAATATTATTCAAGGAAAGCTGACTACGGCTGTTCCTGTAACGCCAAGTATTGAGGAGAAGATGAAGGCTTTGGTACACGAGAATGCGCAGGGAACTGTGGAATTCAATACAAAAGTCGATCCTGATATTATTGGTGGATTCATCCTTGAGTATGATACATATAGAATGGATGCTAGCGTGAAGACAAAGCTCAATGCTGTCCTCACACAGTTAATGAAATAA
- the atpA gene encoding F0F1 ATP synthase subunit alpha, producing MSDKIKPSEVSEVLLKALQGINAEEKFDEVGTVLTISDGVARIYGLRNAEANELLEFENGTMAIVMNLEEDNVGCILLGPTAGIKEGQSVKRTHRIASIRVNDNFLGRVVNPLGEAIDGKGDIDLTDSFEMPLDRKAPGVIYRQPVKEPLQTGIRAVDSMIPIGRGQRELIIGDRQTGKTAIAVDTIINQKSFYEQGKPVYCIYVAIGQKASTVANLVQTLKDHGALPYTIIVSATAADPAAMQYYAPFAGAAIGEYFRDRGYSALVVYDDLSKQAVAYREVSLILRRPSGREAYPGDVFYLHSRLLERAARVNDQQEIAENMNDLPECMKGHVKGGGSLTALPIIETQAGDVSAYIPTNVISITDGQIYLESDLFNQGFRPAINVGISVSRVGGSAQVKSMKKVAGTLKIDMAQYRELEAFSKFSSDMDKVTAMTLDRGRKNNQLLIQPQYTPMPVGEQIAILYCGVHGLMHAVPVENIRECQDMFLESLRSSHQDVIDNLSAGKLSDEDIKVIEEVMKNISGQFN from the coding sequence ATGTCAGATAAAATAAAACCAAGTGAGGTGTCTGAAGTTCTTTTGAAGGCACTTCAAGGCATCAATGCGGAGGAGAAGTTTGATGAGGTGGGTACCGTACTGACCATCAGCGACGGTGTGGCTCGCATTTACGGACTTCGCAACGCAGAGGCCAACGAACTCCTTGAGTTTGAGAATGGCACGATGGCTATTGTAATGAACCTTGAAGAAGACAATGTTGGTTGTATTCTTCTCGGTCCAACTGCTGGCATCAAGGAAGGACAGAGTGTGAAGCGTACACATCGTATTGCTTCTATCCGAGTTAATGACAATTTCTTAGGACGAGTTGTCAATCCTCTTGGTGAAGCTATTGATGGTAAGGGCGATATCGACTTGACGGATTCATTTGAAATGCCATTGGACCGCAAGGCACCGGGCGTTATCTATCGCCAACCGGTAAAGGAACCACTTCAGACTGGTATCAGAGCGGTAGATTCAATGATTCCAATCGGTCGTGGACAGCGTGAGCTGATTATCGGCGACCGTCAGACAGGTAAGACTGCCATTGCAGTGGACACCATCATCAATCAAAAGAGTTTCTACGAGCAGGGAAAACCTGTATATTGTATATACGTTGCCATCGGTCAGAAGGCTTCTACCGTTGCCAACCTCGTACAAACATTGAAAGACCACGGTGCTCTCCCATACACAATCATCGTAAGTGCCACGGCAGCAGACCCTGCCGCTATGCAGTATTATGCTCCTTTTGCAGGTGCGGCCATCGGTGAATATTTCCGTGATCGTGGTTATTCTGCGCTCGTGGTTTACGATGATTTGTCAAAGCAGGCCGTTGCTTATCGTGAAGTATCGTTGATTCTTCGTCGTCCTTCAGGCCGTGAGGCATATCCCGGTGATGTATTCTACCTCCACTCACGCCTTTTGGAGCGTGCAGCACGTGTGAACGATCAGCAGGAAATTGCAGAGAATATGAACGACCTTCCTGAATGTATGAAGGGACACGTGAAAGGTGGCGGCTCATTGACGGCTCTTCCAATCATCGAAACACAGGCGGGAGACGTTTCAGCGTATATTCCAACGAACGTGATTTCCATTACTGACGGACAGATATATCTGGAAAGTGACCTTTTCAATCAAGGTTTCCGTCCAGCTATCAACGTAGGTATCTCCGTTTCTCGTGTAGGAGGTTCTGCACAGGTAAAGAGTATGAAGAAGGTTGCAGGTACTTTGAAGATTGATATGGCTCAGTATCGTGAGTTGGAAGCCTTCTCCAAGTTCTCTTCAGATATGGATAAGGTTACGGCAATGACATTGGATAGAGGTCGTAAGAACAATCAGCTTCTTATTCAGCCACAATATACTCCGATGCCAGTAGGCGAACAGATTGCTATTCTTTACTGTGGTGTACACGGTTTGATGCACGCTGTACCAGTTGAAAACATCAGAGAATGTCAGGATATGTTCCTTGAAAGCCTGCGTTCAAGCCATCAGGATGTAATTGACAATCTTTCAGCCGGCAAGTTGTCGGATGAAGATATCAAGGTTATTGAAGAGGTAATGAAAAATATCTCCGGACAATTTAATTAA
- a CDS encoding F0F1 ATP synthase subunit gamma, translating into MPSLKEIKNRIASVNSTRKITSAMKMVASSKLHHAQVAIENMLPYESMLEHILKSFLVSTPDTDTPYDVERPVRRVALLVFSSNSSLCGGFNTNVVKMFQSIVDEYLKQGLSKDDIVVYPIGRKVAEKVTKLGLKSAGNFQELADKPNSEECQRIAVEIENLWMNEEIDRVEMIYHHFKSAGSQILTRKTYLPIDLESELNADHERDLTSNVVTKKTQEYLKKHGKEAEKKEKEVVKPLNDDFIIEPDLKTVLTSLVPKLLHLMVYTALLDSNASEHAARMVAMQTATDNADELLRGLKLQYNKSRQAAITSELLDIVGGSVNN; encoded by the coding sequence ATGCCATCTTTAAAGGAAATTAAAAATCGAATAGCCAGTGTAAATAGCACTCGTAAAATTACGAGTGCTATGAAAATGGTTGCTTCGAGTAAACTGCACCACGCACAGGTTGCCATTGAGAATATGCTTCCTTATGAAAGTATGCTTGAGCATATTCTTAAAAGTTTTTTGGTTTCTACTCCTGACACGGATACACCATACGATGTAGAACGCCCAGTCAGGCGAGTTGCGTTGTTGGTGTTTTCTTCCAACAGTTCGTTGTGTGGAGGATTCAATACCAATGTCGTCAAAATGTTTCAAAGCATTGTAGACGAATATTTGAAGCAAGGTCTGTCCAAGGACGATATCGTAGTATATCCAATTGGCCGAAAGGTAGCTGAGAAGGTAACGAAACTGGGACTTAAAAGTGCAGGAAATTTCCAAGAACTTGCTGATAAGCCAAATTCAGAAGAATGCCAACGCATTGCCGTCGAGATAGAGAATCTTTGGATGAATGAGGAAATCGACAGGGTAGAGATGATTTATCATCACTTCAAGAGTGCCGGTAGTCAAATTCTAACCAGAAAGACTTATCTCCCAATCGACTTGGAATCAGAATTAAATGCTGATCACGAGCGCGACTTGACTTCTAATGTTGTAACAAAGAAGACCCAAGAATATCTCAAGAAACACGGCAAGGAAGCTGAGAAAAAGGAAAAGGAAGTAGTTAAGCCTTTGAATGACGACTTCATAATTGAGCCTGATTTGAAGACGGTTTTAACTTCATTGGTTCCTAAACTTCTGCACTTGATGGTTTATACAGCTCTGTTGGACAGCAACGCATCGGAACACGCAGCCCGTATGGTTGCAATGCAGACTGCTACGGATAATGCCGATGAATTGTTGAGAGGATTAAAACTCCAGTACAACAAATCACGACAGGCCGCCATTACTTCCGAATTGCTCGATATTGTCGGTGGTTCAGTAAACAACTAA
- a CDS encoding IS982 family transposase, giving the protein MITEDKVIEIFCVIDEFCKNLGAELNKNLQIAPTDEGYKHVRHRKGRMCESEIMTILLCCHFGTFRNFKHYYLFFVKVHLAQCFPTAVSYNRFVELMPREFFTMLTFMKLYAFGKCTGISFVDSTMIPVCHNVRRYFNRVFEGFAKSGKGTMGWCHGFKLHLLCNDTGEVITFCLTPANVADRDQRVWSVFTKVLYGKVFADRGYIKRELFEGLFEQGIHLVHGLKAKMKNKLMPVYDKIMLRKRYIIECINELLKNKANLVHSRHRSIHNFIINLCSALAAYCFFENKPDGLSVYLEDKRQLELF; this is encoded by the coding sequence ATGATTACCGAAGACAAAGTTATAGAAATTTTCTGTGTTATTGATGAGTTTTGCAAGAATTTAGGCGCAGAATTGAATAAAAACCTTCAAATAGCTCCCACAGACGAAGGCTACAAGCATGTCAGACACCGTAAGGGGCGTATGTGTGAAAGTGAGATTATGACCATTTTGCTATGCTGCCATTTTGGGACTTTCCGAAACTTCAAACATTATTATCTGTTCTTTGTGAAAGTTCATCTTGCCCAATGTTTTCCCACCGCAGTATCCTACAATCGCTTTGTGGAACTTATGCCTCGGGAGTTCTTTACAATGCTTACTTTTATGAAACTTTACGCCTTTGGCAAATGCACGGGAATCAGCTTTGTCGATAGTACTATGATACCTGTATGCCATAATGTAAGAAGATATTTCAATAGGGTTTTTGAGGGCTTTGCCAAGAGCGGAAAGGGCACAATGGGATGGTGCCATGGCTTCAAACTGCATCTGCTTTGCAATGACACAGGAGAGGTCATAACATTCTGTCTTACACCTGCCAACGTGGCCGACAGAGATCAAAGGGTATGGTCTGTTTTCACAAAAGTGCTCTATGGAAAAGTATTCGCAGACAGGGGATATATCAAGCGGGAACTCTTTGAGGGACTCTTTGAGCAGGGAATACATCTTGTACACGGACTGAAAGCAAAGATGAAAAACAAACTTATGCCTGTGTATGATAAAATCATGCTACGAAAGAGATATATAATAGAGTGTATAAATGAGTTATTAAAAAACAAGGCAAACCTTGTACATTCAAGACACAGGTCGATACATAATTTCATCATAAACTTATGCTCGGCATTGGCGGCGTATTGTTTCTTTGAAAATAAACCGGATGGGCTGTCAGTATATTTGGAAGATAAAAGACAACTGGAACTTTTTTAA
- a CDS encoding EFR1 family ferrodoxin (N-terminal region resembles flavodoxins. C-terminal ferrodoxin region binds two 4Fe-4S clusters.), translating into MIFYFSGTGNSKWVAGMVANQTGEKLISIPEALKGNCHFQLKEEEMIGFIFPVHGWRVPKIVTEFLQKLSFTEEVTDTRKPHYCFCLLTAGDTIGKTMERFRKQFAEIKSETALELHLVGSLIMPESYVGLPGMDVDTAEKEKKKLKKTEEETAAFCKLLNERAKSNDAQPLGWQSLMRGPIPGFFSGPVGAVFTNWLISDKPFRVESERCVKCGICANVCPVNDIRGGVGMEPEWLHNGKCLTCFACYHHCPHHAIEYGNRTRKKGQYFLGRKNEQKIKL; encoded by the coding sequence ATGATATTCTATTTTTCAGGAACCGGAAACAGCAAGTGGGTAGCCGGGATGGTGGCAAATCAGACGGGCGAGAAACTCATTAGCATTCCGGAAGCATTGAAAGGGAATTGTCATTTCCAACTCAAGGAAGAGGAAATGATCGGTTTCATCTTCCCGGTTCACGGATGGAGAGTTCCAAAGATTGTAACCGAATTTCTGCAGAAACTGAGTTTCACGGAAGAAGTTACGGACACGAGGAAACCACATTACTGTTTCTGTCTGCTCACAGCCGGCGACACTATCGGCAAGACAATGGAAAGATTCCGAAAGCAATTCGCTGAAATAAAGTCTGAAACAGCGTTGGAACTCCATTTGGTAGGTTCGCTCATAATGCCGGAATCCTACGTCGGACTGCCGGGAATGGATGTAGACACGGCCGAAAAAGAGAAAAAGAAACTAAAGAAGACCGAAGAAGAAACTGCCGCTTTCTGCAAACTGCTCAACGAACGCGCAAAAAGCAACGACGCACAACCATTAGGATGGCAATCACTTATGCGAGGTCCGATTCCCGGTTTCTTTTCCGGACCCGTTGGTGCAGTATTTACTAATTGGCTCATTTCCGATAAACCTTTCAGAGTGGAAAGCGAAAGATGTGTGAAATGTGGGATATGTGCAAACGTATGCCCGGTAAACGACATCAGAGGTGGAGTGGGGATGGAACCCGAATGGCTTCATAATGGCAAGTGTCTGACCTGTTTTGCGTGCTATCATCACTGTCCGCATCACGCCATTGAATATGGAAACAGAACCCGAAAGAAAGGACAATACTTCCTCGGAAGAAAAAATGAACAGAAAATAAAGCTATAA
- the pgl gene encoding 6-phosphogluconolactonase — translation MIKNIFPTPSDTSKALVRHILELINSSNKEVFNIALSGGSTPALMFDIWADEFSDATPWQRIRFYWVDERCVAPDDSQSNYRMTREHLFNRVPVNPDNVFRIMGENNPEEEAERYSALVARQVPIVEGLPVFDVVLLGAGDDGHTSSIFPGQENLLTTENVYAVGTHPTSGQQRVALTGQPIMRALNIIFLMTGASKAPILQSFADEADSGPAAYIVHHSLREVEIFADEAAAE, via the coding sequence ATGATAAAGAATATATTTCCCACACCATCAGACACTTCCAAAGCATTGGTTCGTCATATTCTCGAACTGATAAATTCAAGCAATAAAGAAGTATTCAACATCGCGTTAAGTGGTGGCAGTACGCCCGCATTGATGTTCGATATATGGGCTGACGAGTTTTCGGATGCCACGCCTTGGCAGCGAATCCGTTTCTATTGGGTGGACGAACGTTGCGTAGCCCCTGACGATTCGCAGAGCAATTACAGAATGACGCGCGAACATTTATTCAATCGTGTGCCTGTAAATCCCGATAATGTGTTTCGCATTATGGGAGAAAACAATCCTGAAGAAGAAGCCGAAAGATATTCAGCACTCGTAGCCAGACAAGTGCCGATAGTAGAAGGGTTGCCCGTTTTCGACGTGGTTCTTCTGGGTGCAGGCGACGACGGCCACACGTCTTCCATCTTTCCGGGACAAGAAAATCTCTTGACGACAGAAAATGTTTATGCCGTTGGAACGCATCCGACGAGTGGACAGCAGCGAGTGGCATTGACCGGGCAGCCGATTATGCGCGCCCTGAACATCATATTCCTGATGACCGGCGCATCAAAAGCCCCTATTCTGCAATCGTTTGCCGATGAGGCTGACAGCGGTCCTGCTGCCTACATCGTTCATCATTCACTCAGAGAGGTTGAAATATTTGCCGACGAGGCAGCAGCAGAGTAA